tggtcagtTAATGATTTTTGGCAGTTGCAAGTTGCAAAAAACAATCACTTTAATGTACACCTTTTTTCAGTAAGAGctatttgatttttttgttgttggtcagTGTCATTCTCTTTCACTTTCAATGTGAAATGAAAACGAGGAAGTCAAAATGAAAAACGATGACCCAAAAAAAATAGATCAATGAACCGTCACTGAAAAAGATGGACGTGAGGGGAAAATCTAAAAACTGACattaaatacacaaaatataCTCTACCCTTCTATGTGCATGTTTAAAATGTGTCaatgtaattttttacagtgtctataaaaaaatgtacaatacaaaaatgtattcaatgttttcaACTTAACGGCAGTGTTCTGGCATCATGTGACCTGATCCGTCTGTTAATGAATGTGTCGCCCCGGCAAGAATCAAACTCTGATCATATTTCTATGTAACGAAGCCTAATTCAATtccatgtgtttgtttgtcttcACACTGTCATAACAACCCCTATCTAAATAGTTGTACTACTTTAATAAAAGTAATATCGGTATTGTAAAAATAGACATGCCCCTGGCCACCATTTGAAGAGATCCTTAGCTGAAGTAAAGAAGTAAACATCCTGCATGCATGAGAGGAACACTAGTAAACACAGAGATGTTAGCCTAGCCTCTTTCATGCTGGGATATGTTATTCAGCacatcttgttgttgtttttcctgtTTGTCTGCATGACATCTTTGAGCGTGAACGACACAAACGCAATCTGCTCCAGTTCGCTTATCTTTCCGCATTCCATCAGGCACGAGAACTGGTCTTTGTCCGGGTCGTAGGCCAGGTCTGAGTACCCGCTGGGCCCGCAGTGGAGGATCCTGGGCCGGTCCCACCCCCTGGAATGCAGGGGGGATCTGTTCAGGTAGACGCCCATGTCCCGTCTAGTGCGCTTGCTGGTGGGGTGCATGAAGAGGAGCCATGTTTGGGTGTCCGGGGACAACGTGTCACACGCTTTGTTCTCTGCGTCCTCGCAGGGGATGAACTCTGGCGCGGGGAAGCCGACGACGCTGCCTTGACAGCCTCTTGGCTGCTCCACCAGCTCTCGGGCCGTGCGGGGTTTGTCAAAGCAGACGCCGCTGTTTTCGCTGAGCGCCTCACGTCGGTGGCCTCCGAAGTTGCGAGCGTTGCAGTAGAGGTGACTTCTGCCCTCGTGATCGATGATCTCCGCCATCTCGCACTCGCATGACTTTTTGCGCAGCATCTTGCCAATGTGCCAAGTCTTGCCAAAGTCTGCGCTGTAGATGGTCAGCGCCCGTGGGCAGACGGTGTGAGGAACAGGGAAGGAGAAGCACCTATACGGAATGTAGTAGGCGTACGCTGGGATGATCAACCTCCCGTTCTCCAGTTGGACGCCGTGACCGGGGCCGACCGCAAACGTGGCCCACTTGCCGATATCTTGTCCGATCACGCTCTCCGTGAGGTCCTTGGCCTCGCTCCAGGTACGGCCGTCGTCACCGCTGCTGACGTAGCAAAGGCGCGTTTTATTCTTACCTGTGATGATCTGCCTGTGCTCAGTGGTGTGGCCCAGGATGCAGACGAAGAATAAAAACAAGGTGCTGGTGTTTTTCTCAAACACTGGGCAAGGATTCATGGTGCGGTGGAGCGGCAGGCATGCTGTTGACAGCTCCTCGCTCGACAGCCACTGGAATGACAGGACAGCGCTTAAATTGACTGGGTGGACGCTTCTATCGCAACATTTAATAAGCTTCCTGTGCTTTTTAAATATAAGTCATATTACgatttgttttctacatttaaaacacttccttaggGTCTACATAACAatagccacacctagtgtgtgtctgacaatcattggtactttaatttttactttatgtaattgtgttttttgtgtcATGATTCGTTGCCCGGAtcgtgttttgtttagttttggactccctcagttcctgtttttgagcacccctgggtttgtgttttagttgccatgactgcagattgttttcacctgcctctgattattgttcgggacgctcacctgcttggcactaatcagagagctacttattcctgttgtTCGCCACAGTCAGTCTGGCTTCTTTATTTGCttacatgcaacaagttacgtcgtTTACCCTTTAGATCCCTGAGCTAAGCGTTGCCTTATGCTTTTCTTGTTAGCTATTCCGTTAGCACCCCGTGCTATAGGCACGcttgctttgtttgtttgttcctgcctgatttatggacattaaatAATTTTCTTACCTGTACCTTGCCTCTGGagttttccgtctgcatcctgggagaacgacccacgcATAAACATGTGACCCAGACGTGACATTTTGGCCAAAGTTTTGCATAGGTTACAGTGGGAAAGGGATTGAAATGGCTCCATTTGTtgcgctttacctgacacatgaaacgtgacgaattgggggcTACACTACCCACTTTagagtagagtgttgaatatcttaaaatgtgttttgtggcaattccatctTTGACCAAAGCATCaagtgctatgtagagtggcgcttttcatcattttcagcagactgcaattgcaaaataaataaccccacctcttcctctcacgcgagatctacccaggaatggggccatatgaatcccttccctactctatgttttacagactgtttCCAGCTGCTTTCTGACCCGTTTGTTCCGGAGGCGCCATTTGGGGggtagtcttatttacgtgcctccactttgactgcttccatgttgtactttttagcgcttccatagtgagtctactgacagatataagtgagaactatatgctactttttatTAGGCGCAGGATGCATGTTCATGTACGAGCCAGccagccccacaacaagaggatagagaaaaagaaggatctTATTGACAACAACgtcagactacaatggtggactcgcgcaaagcactttagctaaatctctaccatatatggataatccgctgatgtcacacttgggaaaaacgtcacactTGGTGCATAATCAAAATAGCTCATTTGAAGGAAATCTGAAGGAGGGCAagactgttttataaatatctacgcCACGCCTCCATGGTATGATTTAACATTTACAGGACTCTttcaaatcccaaatacacaaaaatagatACCAATAGGTAaataaagttggttttgcataataggtcccctttaaaacataataatcctCTGTTTTGACTTTGCACTATATGTACTATTGCCTTCTTCACATGTTATTGCCAGAACAGAATTAATTCACCAGCgacaactaggggtgtaacggtacacaaaaatttcggttcggtacgtacctcggtttagaggtcacggttcggttcattttcggtacagtaagaaaacaacaaaatataaatttttgggttattcatttaccaaatttgcaaaatcttccaccaaaaatatttttcttagtggaatatttgatgtgaagtaatcggaaccttggataggtcaataattcataataacattgattttgattcaatattatgttttgagcaatgacagtttgaaagaaaaaaaaacagctttgttttattagtcaacattgcaactttttctaaattacatttaacctttaagcttttttatttcacttttttatgtttttgtttattttaatagtatttttagaatgtgccgtgggcctttaaaacattagctgtgggccgcaaatggcctctggggcacacttttgacccccctgctatagataataaaaaatgtaatctgataaatctatagaTAAAAAGcaaagcctggcgacgcatgcacgtttatcataactctatcgctctctctgtctctgtctctgcccctccctcacgaatgctgctgcgcgcacaatttgttttgtttttaaccccttcttaaccctgaacgtacattgaaaacacacgcaaccctaactcaaaatgccggacatttgaggcatttaagaaactccgccctgacagctccgcaaaagaggacatgtcctgtgaaaagaggacgtatggtcagtctatcgtagcccgttagctgctagcatgccgtgtgttgtgcctcggtgtgcattgtttacacaacgtacgttacgctacttaatatgtctgtgtggaaactcgttcggtacacctccgaaccgaaacggttcaatacaaatacacgcaccgttacacccctagcgacAACCTTCCTTATATATTTTGATAGTGGATAGTGGATAGTGGAATAGCACacatatgtttatgttgtgtagttTAAGTGCACTGTATCCATTATCCTGTATCCTCATTCTTAcaatatacagtagtacctcaacttacaagctatGACACATCTATGACaatctcttaactcaaaacacttgtatcacaAAACCACTTCTatcattgaaattaattaaaatcaatttaattagTGCTTGGTCCCCCCAAAAGCAGCACGATCTTAACAtgcaacatgccttttaaaaagaaaaacaaattgaAGTAATACTgtataaaatacaatatatacaatagaatgtaccagTAACaactagttttatgaagtaatttaataataatgtacaacattgACCTTGAAGGGTGGCCTTTTACAGTATCTCCTTCAAGCTGCTCTTCCGTCAAATACACCATCAGCAgcattttacatattttcatggatacatgtccgcagtttagatattattttaaagtaCAAGTAGAGTGAAAAAACGAGTTGCCTCTATTTTAAAGCTATTATGATATATGTCTTatttatgacacaaaaagacTTCCAAAATGTATGaacaaatagatatgatcaaaatagtatcaatctcagagccattttgagcgttaatGAGCAAACCAGTCTCGTGATCCGTGGCGTAGAAGTCGCAAGAAAAGATCCCTTCCCCCTCTACaataatgctaatcaagcagactttgtgagagccaacaatgattaatttgggggaaattatgatccagattccagaaccttatatttttgagcccgaacacaaggaggatgaataataagttttagaagctgtgtgctaaacggatgcagctttattgaaacactataACATCAGCAGCATTGCAAGGTGCTAAACATTCAaactaaccatccatccattcatccattttctaccgcttgtcccttttgaggtcgcggggggtgctggagcctatctcagctgcattcgggcggaaggcggggtacaaactaaccataataaaccataataaaacaaacatttactgtaatatttccactctcactgggatgccaactggtgggacgctcacataatcccgttgaaaaaaagattttaatcacaatactcacaaagggttaaaaaaaatgttttgcagcaACAAGCGTTTTTTTCACCATCTCGGGGGATGTCAAAGTTTCTTGGtctatggccacatttgtctactagcaggtgagagatgcacgaattataatctagaatgaatttttagcaagtttgagaggaagcagaagcagccgtcagCAGTGtgccaacaatagcagcgtaagctagcattagctcactgcctTCAAGGCGCTGCTAAAATAGGCCGCCTGCGTTGGCACttataataaaaatgtaactcatatttggttaattttcaggtcatgacatgtaaatggagtattgttggcagtttctggatatttttagagagtataattaGCGCAACAGAGGACCTACAAtcagttgactcaattgttagctatgtaTTTACGAtgtcgaatgcataaaaaaagccaagcatatgtgttcttgtctttgtgAATGGTAAACACCTAATCTATTTGCAATGTTTGTGTAATtctagtatgactgatctgataacatctTTAAAATGCAGAAGCATTACTCCAGTGACGTAGAACCTACGGAAATTGCCAAagatattcggagcggaatatttaaAATGGCCGACTgattttgtggcattttgtgatgtttagacggtattttcacacactttgcggattgtaaatacaattggatatgatttaatggatacaatgaaacacaattaagtatataaagtcaacttgtgttTCCACTCTACCGGTACTTTAAAATTCTTAGCTGGTGttaagactcattctgcttcagtatggtgcagacaagCAGTGATTGCTTtgcaaagtcatgtttttttgggttttgttttttttaattcaatgaatatcatccacttcttctcagcactgtccttcacactcactttcttactTTCCatagttggaaaaacaaagtcaaGTCCTTTTTTAGCTTTAAGTAAGACTGGATGTTTTGAGCATACCTTACGGGATTCGTTGTGGCATTTGCTACACCCACTAATGTCGAGTATCttttaaattgaggtaccaccgtATTATGTTTGTAAAGACAGTTGTTTTGCTGCATCTCTTCTATTAGATGTTATTAGACCATGCAAGTGTACCTCATAACATTTCCAGTATATCACAGTCAATGTAGTAATATCGTATGTGAACAACAATATAGGTACATCAGAGCTGGACAGTTAGCACCTATTTCTACATCTTTTTCCCCAAGGTGGGGCCACTGTAGTGGTTCTGCACTCTTGTGTATCCCACTTTTGTGTTATTGATGTTTCCCTctggttttcatgtgttttttgtcTTTTGGTTCCAACCCTTTCGGGACTACgcaacaaggggtggcacttttgtgacttcggTGATGCTTTTTACGAAAACTTTTTAACTTTTTGCACCGGAGACCAGCTTCTGGAtctctgccacaccggagtccgGAAGAGATGCGGAGGAATAAACAGGGCTACGGAGCTTGCATTGATCGCCGGGATGGTCAAGCTTAACGGCGCTGAaggaacacactgcaaaaagttagtgttcaaaaacaagaaaaaaatataccaaaattaggggtattttatttgaactaagcaaaattatctgccaatagaacaagaaaaattggcttgtcaagactttccaaaacaagtaaaattagctaacctcaatgaacccaaaaataccttaaaataagaatattctcactagtaacaagtgcacttttcttgatagaaaaaaatatataagacctttcttctcaatatgttgaaatatattcttaaattaagtaaatgctagtgccattatcttgacataatgatatgcgctcggcattacatttcttgaaaccagcaaacttacactaaaaactagtttattgttcttaatggaaaggcaaccaagtgttactctctgtgtctactagccgctcaggcaaatcatattatctaaaaatgcatttttccatcgacaacatgacatcatcacgccaagtgcgtgctctttcagtcaattagtgcgcgaggaatatatatatatatatatatatatatatatatatatatatatatatatatatatatatatatatatatatatatatatatatatataaataagttatatatatatatatatatatatatatatatatatatatatatatatatatatatatatatatatatatatatatatatatatatatatatatatatatatatatatataaatacagcccggcccccagccaaatttttctTATTGTAATTATGAAGAAttaatctgaatgtgcatgaactatttctgttcaaaatagttagaaatgtcacatgtgaaatgtttaaatattaactgtccgtttactgtactgtactactatatgagtatgtattttctcttgtttcattgaaaataaaacagcaaagtccatttggctgtcatctgtttcaatcatgAGACACAATCGTGTCAGTCATGATTTTTATGTTCATGctagaaataagaaattattactttgaaaaagctgtTTTATACttgtgtgagtgttgatgacacagctttgcaacagttgatattctcgttccaagcatgttttactcaatataggtcatacaatctcagcaataagctgtaatatcttactgagatcatttaggaccaaaacccttgaaacaagtaaaacactctaacataaaatctgcttaatgagaagaattatcttatcagacagaaaataagcaaacatcacccttatttgagatatttaatcttacttagagttcagtttttgcagtgcatgtatAGGAACCTTCGGTCTCCCTAGGCTGATTCATCGCTCATTCGCGCAGACCGGACATTGGCCGGGTGctggtgggcagcctaggacaaaGTTGGCtcttttaattgctttgtagggtTTGTTTCTGTCTTTGGCCGCAcgacccccaccccagcagacgatgacgAAGAGCACTGCAGAGGCCATTGCGGtgtatgtgggtgttgaaattgtatttttattttgtttggttGTCTATTTATGCATTGTGCAATATATGTGCACAATATGTATTGTTTATtgctatgtttttgtttttgcgtTGTGCTGCATGTAGAAATGGCACAGCTgaagtggctgctggttgcatcagctttgtgcactgcaaccacattatTTCCCTCAATTTCTCTCAACATTAGCATAGTGGTGTGCCGTCAAGGCCagcaggccttctctgctggcctaacataaccagaaatcatgatcataatgaaagataaaagtcattttttatttactttccctaaatatctaaaagtattcatattctcttcatgtcatatcatGCCCCTTCcaccgctgttgtttttaggttacagaattttttatccaatcagaattcagctagcttatgttgccatgctgtaccaaatctgccggggccttcagaatcaacaatgtgggcgTCCATGCActctaagtgaacggacacaaacatttgacagacagttgcgatagccaatcagatcacgagttgttgtcagtaaggccttctcgcTCGCCTAAGGCAGATAtttagtgatgttatgagctaggtaacataagaactccattacccagcatgccacagtagtgaagcgcatgcaccgtttaggttgttgaatgtagacatgccggcagcttgATGTTATTGAAGAGcatgctgtggagtaaactttaagaactcagccaacacgcctcgtctgcatcttttatgattagacaagacaacacatatatttgcaaggccattttcaagaaggatacttaaagagaaactacatcttgtgagacgatgtcagccaacccctgaagctagctcagctgtcccggcgatgaaatgtgagttccgatattttattttttacgtttaatatgttttttgctactttaattttgacagtaccacataagatatgttttaattgctgatgtgggtttaatcatttttaaatgtgccagaaaataacacgttttgtacactgttaaaGGTGTTTCAATactcagtagtgcgtaaatgtgtttctgtatagtatttcttcagcaatggtcatgtggggacataaattatggtattttgagaggcaaTCATTGAAGTTGGATGTCACTgaaagcctaggtgggaaacgcacggcccgccactgcattaGCACAACATTTAGTTGCAATCAGGGGGTCACTTTTAAATAAATACCTGAACAGATCCGTCAGCATTCTGCACCCCTCTTCTCATGACAATAAGTTTGGCATCACTGTCACGAGAAGAAGATCTTTTCTCTGCAAAGGCAAGGAAGGTACTACTGTGCACCAGATAGATGAGAGCAGGGATTCTGTAGGTGATGCCATCTGGCTCCTTTTCAAATAAAGTTGTCTTTGGTGGCTCATCTCCACAGTCAGCTTTAGATGGTGCGTTTCCCATGATGCACCAGCAGCTCCTGTCAGAACATGCAGCACGTTTATTTACCAAGTGCCATGCAGCGTCTTGCTTGGTCGCACAGTGAGAGGAAGAATACATAGTGGCGAAAACGTGATACCGTTTTTCCAACACgggtaataaaattaaaattccataccTTCACTAGTCACTCGTCACATTTGTCAACCTTGAGCTCGTCGTGACCGATGCACTGTCTAGTTATAATATGTGGCCATGGAGCTGCGGCGATCATGACACTAAGGACACAAGAGATGAGGACGCGGAAGAGAGAACTGCTTCCTACTCACTTCCGTGTTCGTTTGGCGGCTTTCTCTCAAACGTCGGACCGGCTATTACTTTACAGGTCACGAAGGTACTCGTTAGTATTATCGGTGTCGTTGTGTTGTCAAGTGCGCTCTTGTAAGACGCGAGGACTTATTCAGTAGGAGAAAAC
This Entelurus aequoreus isolate RoL-2023_Sb linkage group LG05, RoL_Eaeq_v1.1, whole genome shotgun sequence DNA region includes the following protein-coding sequences:
- the LOC133650457 gene encoding sialidase-3-like isoform X2, which translates into the protein MGNAPSKADCGDEPPKTTLFEKEPDGITYRIPALIYLVHSSTFLAFAEKRSSSRDSDAKLIVMRRGVQNADGSVQWLSSEELSTACLPLHRTMNPCPVFEKNTSTLFLFFVCILGHTTEHRQIITGKNKTRLCYVSSGDDGRTWSEAKDLTESVIGQDIGKWATFAVGPGHGVQLENGRLIIPAADFGKTWHIGKMLRKKSCECEMAEIIDHEGRSHLYCNARNFGGHRREALSENSGVCFDKPRTARELVEQPRGCQGSVVGFPAPEFIPCEDAENKACDTLSPDTQTWLLFMHPTSKRTRRDMGVYLNRSPLHSRGWDRPRILHCGPSGYSDLAYDPDKDQFSCLMECGKISELEQIAFVSFTLKDVMQTNRKNNNKMC
- the LOC133650457 gene encoding sialidase-3-like isoform X1; this encodes MGNAPSKADCGDEPPKTTLFEKEPDGITYRIPALIYLVHSSTFLAFAEKRSSSRDSDAKLIVMRRGVQNADGSVQWLSSEELSTACLPLHRTMNPCPVFEKNTSTLFLFFVCILGHTTEHRQIITGKNKTRLCYVSSGDDGRTWSEAKDLTESVIGQDIGKWATFAVGPGHGVQLENGRLIIPAYAYYIPYRCFSFPVPHTVCPRALTIYSADFGKTWHIGKMLRKKSCECEMAEIIDHEGRSHLYCNARNFGGHRREALSENSGVCFDKPRTARELVEQPRGCQGSVVGFPAPEFIPCEDAENKACDTLSPDTQTWLLFMHPTSKRTRRDMGVYLNRSPLHSRGWDRPRILHCGPSGYSDLAYDPDKDQFSCLMECGKISELEQIAFVSFTLKDVMQTNRKNNNKMC